In the Agrococcus sp. Marseille-Q4369 genome, one interval contains:
- a CDS encoding arsenate reductase ArsC — translation MAEFDVRGRRGLPGIDYPERFLHALTDELSAAYQGIFAAETIERYVLESYAALLRTSVVKAHLVARVTRFAKDRLRALAEAKGAIPQDRPSVLFVCVQNAGRSQMAAAIAAERSEGGLVVRSAGSMPAASLNPAVVSAMAEVGLDLTAEFPKPLTDDVVRAADVVVTMGCGDACPIYPGKHYEDWQLTDPEHATPDDVRRIRDEIIDHVDRMLEQLGVAPA, via the coding sequence ATGGCCGAGTTCGACGTGCGCGGCCGACGCGGCCTGCCCGGGATCGACTATCCCGAGCGATTCCTGCACGCCCTCACCGACGAGCTGAGCGCGGCCTACCAAGGCATCTTCGCCGCCGAGACGATCGAGCGGTACGTCCTCGAGTCCTATGCGGCGCTCCTCCGCACCTCCGTCGTGAAGGCGCACCTCGTCGCGCGCGTCACGCGCTTCGCGAAGGACCGGCTGCGCGCCCTCGCCGAGGCGAAGGGTGCGATTCCCCAGGACCGACCCAGCGTGCTGTTCGTCTGCGTCCAGAACGCGGGACGCTCGCAGATGGCCGCCGCCATCGCCGCGGAGCGCTCGGAGGGCGGGCTGGTCGTGCGGTCCGCCGGCTCCATGCCTGCCGCCTCTCTGAATCCCGCCGTCGTCTCGGCGATGGCGGAGGTGGGGCTCGACCTCACCGCGGAGTTCCCGAAGCCGCTGACTGACGACGTCGTGCGCGCCGCGGACGTCGTGGTGACGATGGGGTGCGGCGACGCGTGCCCCATCTACCCCGGCAAGCACTACGAGGACTGGCAGCTCACCGACCCGGAGCACGCGACGCCGGACGATGTGCGACGCATCCGCGACGAGATCATCGACCACGTCGACCGCATGCTGGAGCAGCTCGGCGTGGCTCCCGCCTGA
- a CDS encoding arsenate reductase ArsC, which produces MTENPTVLFVCVHNAGRSQMAAGFATALSNGAVEVLSAGSAPKDQINPVAIEAMAEVGIDIAGNTPKVLTVDAVRESDAVITMGCGDACPIFPGKRYEDWELEDPAGKDIETVRRVRDDIRGRVERLLAELVPSTS; this is translated from the coding sequence ATGACCGAGAACCCCACCGTCCTGTTCGTCTGCGTGCACAACGCCGGCCGCTCCCAAATGGCCGCCGGCTTCGCGACGGCGCTCTCGAACGGCGCCGTCGAAGTGCTGTCCGCCGGCAGCGCACCGAAGGACCAGATCAATCCCGTCGCGATCGAGGCGATGGCCGAGGTCGGCATCGACATCGCCGGCAACACCCCGAAGGTGCTTACCGTCGATGCTGTCCGCGAGTCCGACGCGGTCATCACCATGGGCTGCGGCGACGCCTGCCCCATCTTCCCCGGCAAGCGCTACGAGGACTGGGAGCTCGAGGACCCGGCCGGCAAGGACATCGAGACGGTCCGCCGCGTCCGCGACGACATCCGCGGCCGCGTCGAGCGCCTACTCGCCGAACTCGTCCCGAGCACGAGCTGA